A window of Cryptomeria japonica chromosome 3, Sugi_1.0, whole genome shotgun sequence contains these coding sequences:
- the LOC131067203 gene encoding uncharacterized protein LOC131067203 — MAEGRKLEINVPADMEGNYPDSVSSSPRSRETDSDYFGGSANQRWEAIDQSGSSIGSSTRVRLMCSCGGKILPRPHDNQLAYVGGDTRILAVERSIRFGTMISKLSNVWGSGVSFKYQLPNEDLDSLISVTNDEDLDNMMAEYDRLQKSGYKFSRLRLFVFTKRAEGSTSSLGSVLEESRREQWFVEALNNPPVNQGISNRSDVGSGSDASAWVNHMPDYLFGLENNSSGAQNNGGVEEDRMMLPRPNSFDSDASGSNRPGLNSGARVDAPIGASPNPVMPDQSEKGTQGTRNSNSAPIQEIGIPAPQKPNLQPDEMITQRPPAPMPQQVPLQEFQNLQLKHQQQENQLKQQEHQLKQQEHQIKQQHQQEQRQEQRQQQQEHQIKYQHQQEQRQDQRQQQQEQRQEHQEHQLKHQEHQIKQQHQQDQRQEQQEQRQEQRHEQQEQRHEQQEQRQQQQEQEAMQETFMKLPGRKIFPDPTRAMNLSGPGQEVYMQQPSQPDYYRQDQQQQQQQQQPPVTYWQMHDQGGNSSQYPVYLVPTGSNMMQTMTGVRPTPGYYNPAQRVTAAPSVYDAPGLVTTVRATVPRQQIGGVSEAVDPYREVAAQQSVMPLQAPPVSKVPAMYGGPMQVTVPGDVRMMYRAPAPVNSMPIAHPESYAYPPQQVVYDPNLNATRQVYYTQAVNTQYHQPMGPIASDINVAASTLDMSAAAPEQQAKLVRVTQATS, encoded by the coding sequence ATGGCAGAAGGAAGGAAATTGGAGATAAATGTACCGGCGGACATGGAGGGAAATTACCCAGATTCTGTGAGTTCTTCGCCCAGATCTAGAGAAACTGACTCTGATTATTTCGGCGGGTCGGCGAACCAGAGATGGGAAGCCATCGACCAGAGCGGCTCTTCGATTGGTTCGTCGACTCGGGTTCGACTCATGTGCAGCTGCGGCGGCAAAATTCTGCCCCGCCCACATGACAATCAGCTCGCATATGTCGGCGGCGATACACGGATCTTGGCTGTCGAACGGAGCATCCGATTCGGGACCATGATTTCGAAGCTCTCTAATGTGTGGGGTTCTGGGGTCTCTTTTAAATACCAGTTGCCCAATGAAGATCTGGATTCCCTGATTTCTGTCACGAATGACGAGGATCTCGACAACATGATGGCGGAGTACGACAGGCTGCAGAAGTCTGGGTATAAATTCTCCAGGCTGAGGCTCTTTGTGTTTACCAAGAGGGCTGAAGGATCGACCTCCAGTTTGGGGTCTGTGTTGGAGGAATCCCGGCGGGAGCAGTGGTTTGTGGAGGCGCTCAATAATCCGCCTGTGAATCAGGGGATTAGCAACAGATCGGATGTTGGGTCCGGGTCTGATGCCTCGGCATGGGTCAATCACATGCCGGATTACTTGTTTGGGCTGGAGAATAATAGTTCTGGGGCTCAGAACAATGGTGGGGTGGAGGAAGATCGGATGATGTTGCCTCGCCCGAATTCCTTCGACTCTGATGCCTCTGGTTCGAATCGCCCGGGCCTCAATTCGGGCGCGAGAGTCGATGCCCCAATTGGGGCAAGCCCAAATCCAGTGATGCCCGATCAATCTGAAAAGGGTACTCAGGGTACCCGGAATTCGAATTCAGCCCCAATTCAAGAGATCGGGATTCCTGCCCCTCAGAAGCCCAATCTTCAGCCAGATGAAATGATTACACAGCGCCCACCTGCCCCAATGCCTCAGCAAGTTCCGCTTCAAGAGTTTCAGAACCTGCAGTTAAAACACCAGCAACAGGAGAACCAGTTGAAGCAGCAGGAGCACCAGTTGAAGCAGCAGGAGCACCAGATTAAGCAGCAGCATCAGCAGGAGCAGCGGCAGGAGCAGCGGCAGCAGCAGCAGGAGCACCAGATTAAGTATCAGCATCAGCAGGAGCAGCGGCAGGACCAGCGGCAGCAGCAGCAGGAGCAGCGGCAGGAGCACCAGGAGCACCAGTTGAAGCACCAGGAGCACCAGATTAAGCAGCAGCATCAGCAGGACCAGCGGCAGGAGCAGCAGGAGCAGCGGCAAGAGCAGCGGCACGAGCAGCAGGAGCAGCGGCACGAGCAGCAGGAGCAGCGGCAGCAGCAGCAGGAGCAGGAAGCGATGCAGGAAACGTTTATGAAACTGCCGGGTAGGAAAATTTTCCCCGACCCGACCAGAGCCATGAATTTATCAGGCCCTGGGCAGGAAGTTTACATGCAACAGCCCTCACAGCCAGATTATTACAGGCAGGATcaacagcagcagcagcagcagcagcagccaCCGGTCACATACTGGCAAATGCATGATCAAGGTGGGAATAGCAGCCAATACCCAGTTTACCTGGTTCCCACCGGGTCGAACATGATGCAGACCATGACCGGCGTTCGCCCGACTCCTGGTTACTACAACCCGGCGCAGCGGGTTACCGCGGCGCCGTCAGTCTACGACGCGCCTGGGCTCGTGACAACGGTAAGAGCCACGGTGCCACGTCAGCAGATTGGGGGCGTTTCGGAGGCGGTGGATCCGTACAGAGAGGTGGCGGCGCAGCAAAGTGTTATGCCTTTACAGGCGCCGCCGGTCTCCAAGGTCCCGGCGATGTACGGAGGCCCAATGCAGGTGACGGTTCCCGGCGATGTAAGGATGATGTACCGAGCCCCTGCGCCGGTTAATTCGATGCCGATTGCGCACCCGGAGTCGTACGCTTACCCGCCACAGCAGGTCGTTTATGACCCCAATTTGAATGCCACCCGCCAGGTGTATTACACGCAGGCCGTCAATACTCAGTATCATCAGCCCATGGGACCGATCGCTTCGGATATTAATGTGGCGGCTTCGACCTTGGATATGTCGGCGGCGGCGCCCGAGCAGCAGGCGAAATTGGTGAGAGTTACTCAGGCGACGTCTTGA